From Toxorhynchites rutilus septentrionalis strain SRP chromosome 2, ASM2978413v1, whole genome shotgun sequence, a single genomic window includes:
- the LOC129771312 gene encoding uncharacterized protein LOC129771312 translates to MLKIKVLSMLLMAGAVMAEPVGYAYSVPSFTSGGGIGGGIGGGSGFGGGADFGGSSGGGGGSGGVTTIILATGGGSGGGVGGGSGFSGGLGGGFGGGSSGGYVASTSAGSSGGFGGSFGGGSGFGGGVSGGSGFGGGANGGAQVIDVGRVIVLSAGGSGAGVGGGIGGGIGGGAGFGGGSSGGFSSYAAAAPKYTAPSSVYGPPQH, encoded by the exons ATGTTGAAGATCAAAGTG CTTTCCATGCTGCTTATGGCAGGAGCCGTAATGGCCGAACCCGTTGGATATGCCTACTCTGTCCCATCGTTCACCTCGGGCGGTGGCATCGGTGGTGGAATTGGCGGTGGATCTGGTTTCGGGGGAGGTGCTGATTTCGGAGGCAGCTCTGGCGGCGGTGGTGGTAGCGGTGGAGTAACTACTATCATCCTTGCAACCGGTGGTGGTTCCGGCGGTGGAGTTGGCGGAGGCTCTGGATTCAGCGGAGGACTCGGTGGTGGATTCGGTGGTGGCTCGAGCGGAGGATACGTTGCATCCACTAGCGCTGGTTCCAGCGGTGGATTCGGTGGAAGCTTCGGTGGTGGATCCGGATTCGGCGGTGGAGTCAGTGGTGGATCCGGTTTCGGAGGCGGTGCCAACGGTGGTGCTCAGGTTATCGATGTTGGACGAGTGATCGTTCTTTCTGCTGGCGGATCCGGAGCTGGAGTCGGTGGAGGCATTGGCGGTGGAATCGGTGGCGGTGCTGGTTTTGGCGGCGGTTCGTCCGGAGGTTTCTCGAGCTACGCCGCGGCTGCACCAAAGTACACCGCACCTTCCTCAGTGTACGGCCCACCCcaacattaa
- the LOC129765940 gene encoding uncharacterized protein LOC129765940, with translation MFKFQVLSVLLIAGAALAEPPVGYSYSTPSFSSGGGVGLGGGIDGGIGGGVGSGFGGGSVGGFGGGSGGAISAGRIIILTADSGAGVGGGLGGGAGVGGGFGGGAGVGGFGGGSGVGGGFGGGSIVATSGGVGGGFNSGVGGGFGGGIGGGVGGGVGGGVGGGVGGGIGGGVSEGRIIILTTGGGSSGGIGGGLGGGAGSGFGGGVGGGHSSYAAAAPVVSAPKAVYGPPHGR, from the exons ATGTTCAAGTTTCAAGTG CTGTCCGTCCTGTTGATAGCAGGAGCTGCTTTGGCCGAACCACCGGTAGGGTACTCATATTCGACCCCATCATTCAGTAGCGGTGGTGGTGTTGGATTGGGCGGTGGTATTGACGGTGGAATCGGTGGAGGAGTTGGAAGTGGTTTTGGAGGAGGCTCTGTAGGCGGTTTTGGCGGGGGCTCTGGAGGTGCTATCAGCGCTGGCAGAATCATCATCCTCACCGCTGATTCGGGAGCTGGAGTAGGCGGAGGACTCGGTGGAGGTGCCGGAGTTGGAGGTGGATTCGGCGGGGGGGCCGGAGTAGGAGGATTCGGCGGTGGTTCTGGAGTAGGAGGAGGATTCGGCGGTGGTTCCATTGTTGCTACCAGCGGAGGAGTTGGTGGAGGATTCAATAGTGGAGTCGGTGGAGGTTTTGGCGGTGGAATTGGCGGTGGAGTTGGTGGTGGAGTCGGAGGTGGAGTTGGAGGTGGAGTCGGTGGTGGAATTGGCGGTGGAGTTAGTGAGGGTAGAATCATCATCCTTACCACCGGCGGCGGCTCAAGTGGCGGAATCGGTGGTGGGCTTGGCGGTGGAGCCGGTAGTGGATTCGGAGGCGGAGTCGGTGGAGGCCACTCGAGTTATGCTGCCGCTGCCCCAGTCGTTTCTGCACCAAAAGCGGTTTACGGACCACCTCACGGTCGCTAA